In the Hemitrygon akajei chromosome 20, sHemAka1.3, whole genome shotgun sequence genome, one interval contains:
- the c20h5orf22 gene encoding UPF0489 protein C5orf22 homolog isoform X1, giving the protein MSSTAACLRCYKELPVWVVEDHHDVVPCIYRAIGSKHLPIENITLVHLDSHPDLLIPIDMLADSVFDKEILFGDLSIENWIMPIVYAGHFSHVFWLHPFWAEQITEGKHNFFVGKDPSTKTIRVTSTENYFLSDGLYVSEELLENKKALGLQVIRVGSTESNSRAWRRETGESVAKKPKLDHSARKALCDSVCPTSSRVTAPQVKYKLSNHCTGTGSATAIEGAFLEAGQPCKAAPTCKIEQHHQDETVKDLLHVLEKQKAYILDIDLDFFSVKNPFKEMYTKDEYEILKQLYSFTTPDWEGTDEEAIIDCVEARTRQLEDMEAAFADLCDDDSEENVKKWSAIPGMEKFGELVLSLKERMGTPDYEMVHQAGLTCDYSELPHHISTEEEIDNLMSSVKQLLETLPKPTLITIARSSLDDYCPSEQVDSIQERMLKVLQTSYGSLDVHLEY; this is encoded by the exons ATGAGCAGCACCGCCGCTTGCCTGCGCTGTTATAAAGAGCTGCCCGTGTGGGTAGTCGAGGATCATCATGAT GTGGTGCCTTGCATCTATCGAGCAATTGGTTCAAAGCATTTGCCAATTGAAAATATTACCCTGGTTCACTTGGATTCGCACCCAGACCTCCTGATTCCAATCGACATGTTAGCTGACAGTGTGTTTGATAAAGAGATACTTTTTGG AGACTTGAGCATTGAGAATTGGATCATGCCTATAGTTTATGCTGGACACTTCTCGCATGTATTTTGGCTTCACCCATTCTGGGCTGAGCAAATCACTGAGGGAAAACACAACTTCTTTGTCGGTAAAGATCCCTCAACGAAAACAATCAG GGTTACGAGTACGGAGAACTACTTCCTGAGTGATGGGCTGTATGTCTCGGAGGAGCTGCTGGAGAACAAGAAGGCACTGGGTCTGCAGGTCATCAGAGTAGGCTCAACAGAGTCAAACAGCAGAGCCTGGAGGAGGGAAACTGGAGAATCGGTTGCCAAGAAACCAAAGCTGGACCATTCGGCTAGAAAAGCCTTATGTGATTCAGTCTGTCCCACAAGCTCCAGAGTGACTGCTCCACAGGTCAAATACAAACTTAGCAATCATTGTACAGGAACGGGATCAGCCACTGCCATTGAGGGTGCTTTTTTGGAAGCTGGTCAGCCATGTAAAGCAGCACCAACCTGTAAGATTGAACAGCATCACCAGGATGAAACGGTTAAGGATCTGCTTCATGTATTGGAAAAACAGAAAGCCTACATCCTAGATATTGACTTGGATTTTTTTTCGGTTAAAAATCCCTTTAAAGAAATGTATACAAAG GATGAATATGAAATTCTCAAGCAATTGTATAGTTTTACCACACCTGATTGGGAAGGGACAGATGAG GAGGCCATAATTGATTGTGTGGAAGCCCGGACAAGGCAACTGGAAGATATGGaagcagcatttgcagatttgtgCGATGACGACAGTGAAGAGAACGTAAAGAAGTGGTCAGCAATCCCTGG AATGGAAAAGTTTGGAGAGCTTGTGCTCAGCCTGAAGGAGAGAATGGGAACACCTGACTATGAAATG GTTCACCAGGCAGGTCTGACCTGTGATTACTCAGAGCTCCCGCATCATATTAGCACGGAGGAAGAGATAGATAATCTCATGTCATCTGTGAAACAGCTGCTTGAAACATTACCAAAGCCAACTCTGATAACAATAGCACG GTCCAGCTTGGATGATTACTGCCCTTCTGAGCAGGTGGACTCCATACAAGAGAGAATGTTAAAAGTGCTGCAGACCAGCTATGGCTCTTTAGAtgttcacttggagtactga
- the c20h5orf22 gene encoding UPF0489 protein C5orf22 homolog isoform X2, translating into MLADSVFDKEILFGDLSIENWIMPIVYAGHFSHVFWLHPFWAEQITEGKHNFFVGKDPSTKTIRVTSTENYFLSDGLYVSEELLENKKALGLQVIRVGSTESNSRAWRRETGESVAKKPKLDHSARKALCDSVCPTSSRVTAPQVKYKLSNHCTGTGSATAIEGAFLEAGQPCKAAPTCKIEQHHQDETVKDLLHVLEKQKAYILDIDLDFFSVKNPFKEMYTKDEYEILKQLYSFTTPDWEGTDEEAIIDCVEARTRQLEDMEAAFADLCDDDSEENVKKWSAIPGMEKFGELVLSLKERMGTPDYEMVHQAGLTCDYSELPHHISTEEEIDNLMSSVKQLLETLPKPTLITIARSSLDDYCPSEQVDSIQERMLKVLQTSYGSLDVHLEY; encoded by the exons ATGTTAGCTGACAGTGTGTTTGATAAAGAGATACTTTTTGG AGACTTGAGCATTGAGAATTGGATCATGCCTATAGTTTATGCTGGACACTTCTCGCATGTATTTTGGCTTCACCCATTCTGGGCTGAGCAAATCACTGAGGGAAAACACAACTTCTTTGTCGGTAAAGATCCCTCAACGAAAACAATCAG GGTTACGAGTACGGAGAACTACTTCCTGAGTGATGGGCTGTATGTCTCGGAGGAGCTGCTGGAGAACAAGAAGGCACTGGGTCTGCAGGTCATCAGAGTAGGCTCAACAGAGTCAAACAGCAGAGCCTGGAGGAGGGAAACTGGAGAATCGGTTGCCAAGAAACCAAAGCTGGACCATTCGGCTAGAAAAGCCTTATGTGATTCAGTCTGTCCCACAAGCTCCAGAGTGACTGCTCCACAGGTCAAATACAAACTTAGCAATCATTGTACAGGAACGGGATCAGCCACTGCCATTGAGGGTGCTTTTTTGGAAGCTGGTCAGCCATGTAAAGCAGCACCAACCTGTAAGATTGAACAGCATCACCAGGATGAAACGGTTAAGGATCTGCTTCATGTATTGGAAAAACAGAAAGCCTACATCCTAGATATTGACTTGGATTTTTTTTCGGTTAAAAATCCCTTTAAAGAAATGTATACAAAG GATGAATATGAAATTCTCAAGCAATTGTATAGTTTTACCACACCTGATTGGGAAGGGACAGATGAG GAGGCCATAATTGATTGTGTGGAAGCCCGGACAAGGCAACTGGAAGATATGGaagcagcatttgcagatttgtgCGATGACGACAGTGAAGAGAACGTAAAGAAGTGGTCAGCAATCCCTGG AATGGAAAAGTTTGGAGAGCTTGTGCTCAGCCTGAAGGAGAGAATGGGAACACCTGACTATGAAATG GTTCACCAGGCAGGTCTGACCTGTGATTACTCAGAGCTCCCGCATCATATTAGCACGGAGGAAGAGATAGATAATCTCATGTCATCTGTGAAACAGCTGCTTGAAACATTACCAAAGCCAACTCTGATAACAATAGCACG GTCCAGCTTGGATGATTACTGCCCTTCTGAGCAGGTGGACTCCATACAAGAGAGAATGTTAAAAGTGCTGCAGACCAGCTATGGCTCTTTAGAtgttcacttggagtactga